The following are from one region of the Streptomyces brevispora genome:
- a CDS encoding helix-turn-helix domain-containing protein produces MDNAAERAIECIRERYGEPLTLTEIAESALLSRFYFARLFKEETGITPGRFLAAIRIHEAKRLIKHTSMSIIDISYAVGYNSLGSFTNSFTSGVGVSPSRYRRLSRDGGDGLPGPEPDLRAGYGTIAGTISLPAGHGNARVFLGAFGTPVVQHPSVASAVVDVPAGRPSCYVLQNVPEGEWHLLAVAAADGIGPEARTRRTALVAGRGPATVPVTAGVIVSAAVRLRPVRATDPPVLLALPELVPPAEVVSHPGCVSLGPQAEPVAGGRRDAGHLKVASAAPEPAPVA; encoded by the coding sequence ATGGACAACGCAGCAGAAAGGGCGATCGAGTGCATTCGGGAGCGTTACGGCGAGCCGCTGACTCTCACGGAGATCGCCGAAAGTGCTCTGCTCAGCCGCTTCTATTTCGCGCGGCTGTTCAAGGAGGAGACCGGGATCACTCCCGGGAGATTCCTGGCAGCGATCCGCATTCACGAGGCCAAGCGGCTCATCAAGCACACCTCGATGAGCATCATCGATATCTCCTACGCGGTCGGCTACAACAGCCTGGGGTCGTTCACCAACTCCTTCACGTCCGGTGTCGGGGTCTCCCCGAGCCGTTACCGGCGGCTGTCGCGGGACGGCGGGGACGGGCTGCCGGGACCCGAGCCCGATCTCCGTGCCGGGTACGGCACGATCGCGGGCACCATCAGTCTCCCGGCCGGCCACGGCAACGCGCGCGTGTTCCTCGGGGCCTTCGGCACCCCCGTGGTCCAGCACCCGTCCGTCGCCTCGGCCGTCGTCGACGTACCGGCCGGCCGGCCGTCCTGCTACGTGCTCCAGAACGTTCCCGAGGGGGAGTGGCACCTGCTCGCGGTGGCGGCCGCCGACGGCATCGGGCCCGAGGCCCGCACCCGGCGGACCGCCCTCGTCGCGGGGCGCGGCCCGGCGACCGTGCCCGTCACCGCCGGCGTGATCGTGAGCGCCGCAGTACGGCTGCGGCCCGTACGGGCCACCGATCCGCCGGTCCTGCTGGCGTTGCCCGAACTCGTCCCGCCGGCCGAGGTCGTCTCCCACCCCGGCTGCGTCTCCCTCGGCCCGCAGGCCGAGCCGGTGGCCGGGGGGCGCCGGGACGCGGGCCACCTCAAGGTGGCGTCCGCGGCGCCGGAGCCGGCCCCCGTGGCGTAG
- a CDS encoding iron chaperone: MPSTKSPAKNSGTSAEKYDGFTAEERAAMKDHARDQKKTAARRGSSRAEKEAAAEQDVLAKIAEMPESDRVLAERIHEIVRAAAPGLAPKLWYGMPAYARDGKVVCHFQSAEKFKSRYATLGFSDQAALDEGAMWPTAYALKELTAADEKVISALVKKAGA, from the coding sequence ATGCCGTCGACGAAGTCACCCGCCAAGAATTCCGGCACGTCCGCCGAGAAGTACGACGGATTCACCGCCGAAGAGCGGGCCGCGATGAAGGATCACGCACGCGACCAGAAGAAGACGGCGGCGCGGCGTGGTTCGTCCCGGGCGGAGAAGGAGGCCGCGGCGGAGCAGGACGTCCTCGCGAAGATCGCCGAGATGCCGGAATCGGACCGGGTCCTCGCCGAGCGGATCCACGAGATCGTCAGGGCCGCCGCTCCCGGCCTCGCACCCAAGCTCTGGTACGGGATGCCCGCGTACGCCAGGGACGGCAAGGTCGTCTGCCACTTCCAGAGCGCGGAGAAGTTCAAGTCGCGCTACGCCACGCTCGGCTTCAGCGACCAGGCGGCCCTCGACGAGGGCGCGATGTGGCCGACCGCCTATGCACTGAAGGAGCTGACCGCGGCCGACGAAAAGGTCATCAGCGCCCTCGTGAAGAAAGCAGGGGCCTGA